Within Ischnura elegans chromosome 6, ioIscEleg1.1, whole genome shotgun sequence, the genomic segment acaatttgtATGATTCAAAGCTTTCATTCTCTTCAAGGCACTTTGACTTATCGAAGTTAGACTGTATCtcggaccagtggcgcagcgaggggttttttttttgggggataacccctccccccccccccccccccccccaagagctcagggaaatttttaagtttaatccatttcacttaataggatagatattactaataaGATAGTgttaggatgaataaaatatccctcagaaagccgtaaaactcaccattttgaaccatttatcataaaattccgcaatttattaatctcgcacctaccgcttaccctggtggatattccataccctcacacaccccggtattagttgcaactaaacccttcccaaccttaattccttgctgcgcccctgtctcGGACAGTATTTGAAACCAATTGAATTGACAATGAAAAAAGGCATCAGGATCTTATTCTCTATCTCTCACTGATGAAAACTCCAAACGCATAATTAAGgcacattttatttttgtataactCTTTACAAACTCAAACATTGGAGTCAGACGAACAGCTATCACGAAAATTCAATGTACATTTCCAAAGAATCACATTAAGGTCGTGGagacaatttattttatcataatactcGTCATGATGGCGTGAGGATTGTCATCTaccaagtaattatttttacatcacgttgtttattttttaactttcaatataATCACTTGGCTTAACCTGTCTTTTTAATCGTCCATGTAAAGCCGTAAACCTCAAGTACTTTTGAGTACGGAAAAAGAAACTTTAATTTAGAGCCATGCGGCCAACATATGCAACCAACTAGCCAACACAGGATCATAAAATGTTAATTACTTAAGATTTTATGATCTCATGACTTATGAGAAGAAGACTGGTTTTGTGTTTACAGGTTGTAAAGCAACAATTTGGATGCATTCTTCTTCAACGAGTGGTTTTCGAGCTGACGACTCTGGTCTGGTGACGTTAGTAGCTTGATTCCTGCGTGCAATCTGAGTCATACGATATCGTAGAGGCATCATCGTTGTCCCTCATCCGCTTGGCTGCCTTCTTCTTATTGCTATTGGTGATTTTCTTTTTAtcctgaaataaaaatcaatttcaccaCTTAAGTTATCTGTTCGCTGTTATTCGGCCTCATTTGCCTCCTTAATAGATGCTTACCGTTGTTCCTTTCGGCTTCTTCTTTGTATCCTTTTTTGGCGGAGCGTCCCGTGCAATCTTTGAAGCCTCgtcaatatacatttttttctccttagcaggcatttttttccatctctttccgGCTTGAATGAGTACCTCTTTATAAGTCATGGTGTCTGGAGCATCCTGAAAGAGATCAGATACGATGTTATTCCACTTTAAATATATATCAATACCggttaatttaatattatttccgtTGTGATGAATAAATTGGCTGAATTACAATCAATGAATCGAACGGTGCAAATACAATTTGATTTAGAAGTACTTAAAAGCTAGGAAGGAAGTAGGAAATATGAGCTTGGCCACACCACTAACCTCTCTTAAATCTCgaataaaattgagaaatggATTTCGGGATATTTTACGTTCATTCGACCGCCGTGGCTGAGGTCGTGATCTTGATCTTGACTTGCTCTGAAAGATAATGCGACCATTAACCATATTTAAGCCACCTTAATGCCTTCCTCGTTAGATGCTTGAAATGAGTAAAACTAACAGAACTTCTCTTTACTTTAAATATACTTACCCTGCCTTGACCATATTTTTGCGaatccatttcttcaactttcCCCTTTAAATATTGTATTTGTAGTAAATGGCCGGTATTTTCCTTGAGGTGTTACGGGAATCGGTACATGTATATTTCGTAACGTAAATAAATATGAGTTCCTTGTCATCAATTGTTGACCAcctctttttgtttattttttcagatgGTGTGTAATTTGTGGATTTTAAAAGGTTTGTGCTGGTTTGAGCGGGATGGTCTCCTCATTGCCATCTTCTTTACCGTATTGGCTGAATAAATTCTTGCATCGAATTATAAGGAAATGTGAAACAAATTCATCTCACCGAATTATCCAGCGTTCTTAGAAGTACTGTA encodes:
- the LOC124161553 gene encoding high mobility group protein 20A-like; its protein translation is MDSQKYGQGRSKSRSRSRPQPRRSNERKISRNPFLNFIRDLREDAPDTMTYKEVLIQAGKRWKKMPAKEKKMYIDEASKIARDAPPKKDTKKKPKGTTDKKKITNSNKKKAAKRMRDNDDASTISYDSDCTQESSY